From the Quercus lobata isolate SW786 chromosome 6, ValleyOak3.0 Primary Assembly, whole genome shotgun sequence genome, one window contains:
- the LOC115993583 gene encoding probable enoyl-CoA hydratase 1, peroxisomal: MKIEDRVIVVVDKPTRIRRTNHADPNKNDKTEAKISDPSPYQKKKKMKRSESEKLILVKREPNGIAYVTINRPKSLNSLTKSMMTDMAQAFKSLDRDDSVRVIILSGSGRAFCSGVDLTSAEDVFKGDVKDLESDPVAQMERARKPIIGAIGGFAITAGFEIALACDIVVAAKGTKFIDTHARFGIFPSWGLSQKLSRIIGPNKAREVSLTATPLTAEVAERLGFVNYVVEEGELLKKAREIGEGILKNNQDLVLRYKSVINDGLKLDLGHALALEKERAHDYYNGMTKKQFEKMQQFIAGRSSKKPSSKL, encoded by the exons ATGAAGATTGAAGACAGAGTCATTGTCGTTGTGGATAAGCCTACACGCATCCGAAGGACAAATCACGCCGACCCAAACAAAAACGATAAAACCGAAGCCAAAATCTCAGACCCATCAccgtaccaaaaaaaaaaaaaaatgaagcggTCCGAATCGGAAAAGCTTATACTGGTAAAACGCGAACCGAACGGGATCGCATACGTGACGATAAACCGTCCGAAGTCACTGAACTCGTTGACGAAGTCGATGATGACGGACATGGCCCAAGCGTTCAAGTCCCTGGACCGTGACGACTCGGTCCGGGTCATAATTCTATCCGGGTCGGGTCGAGCTTTCTGTTCTGGCGTGGACTTGACATCGGCTGAGGACGTTTTCAAGGGGGACGTGAAGGATTTAGAGTCCGACCCGGTGGCCCAGATGGAGCGGGCCCGTAAGCCCATCATCGGAGCCATTGGTGGGTTCGCGATCACTGCTGGTTTCGAAATCGCGCTCGCTTGTGATATTGTGGTCGCTGCTAAAGGTACCAAGTTCATTGACACGCATGCAAG GTTTGGAATATTTCCTTCATGGGGTCTCTCTCAGAAGCTTTCACGCATAATTGGTCCCAACAAAGCGCGTGAGGTTTCCCTAACAGCTACACCACTAACTGCAGAAGTAGCTGAGAGGTTGGGCTTTGTCAACTATGTTGTTGAAGAAGGTGAATTGTTGAAGAAAGCTAGAGAAATTGGTGAaggcattttgaaaaataatcaaGACTTGGTGTTGAGGTATAAATCAGTCATAAATGATGGCCTCAAGCTGGATTTGGGTCACGCTCTTGCATTGGAAAAG GAGAGGGCTCATGACTATTACAACGGAATGACCAAGAAGCAGTTTGAGAAGATGCAGCAATTCATAGCAGGTCGGAGCTCAAAGAAACCTTCTTCAAAGCTGTAG